From the Oryza glaberrima chromosome 5, OglaRS2, whole genome shotgun sequence genome, one window contains:
- the LOC127773296 gene encoding uncharacterized protein LOC127773296: protein MADADELGRRLAAVAVSDSDSSNNNLFQVMRAVEDAEATIRQQLEENSRLKDELMLKTRELDRFRSEATKPTSLADTFSTSPHGTSTCFGTTSSSLNSRTALADQHNGLFHHTDQMLHDAIKLKYLDTDQSNGMPRKLSGEQSAPESRVPSHLSTPSSRSLSPTRHRKEGEYDPKFNLPGQCLLPASEANSTIMWKQDLLAKVKEHEEEIAQLRRHLADYSVKEAQILNEKHVLEKRIAYMRMAFDQQQQDLVDAASKALSYRQDIIEENIRLTYALQAAHQERSTFVSSLLPLLTEYNLQPSVLDAQSIVSNLKVLFKHLQEKLAITEEKLKESQYQLTPWRAESSNSTNIPVQAPSHPPGNAIVTTSKANLDIVPQQAYSHVQSPMSSPVRARRDWDLLGNENHQAIPSEVTAVNTEHENVGTTSPSSSNQIKKDVVAQGTEHDSRAVRFNFESKNQNPSFKDLVRNDVPENLEGAETHISQEPPAQWGLEGSPNLASGVDDANPPYPYLPTVLEEPSSSFSEAADDDPLPAIEGLRITGEAFPGRELQASGYSINGTTSCNFEWVRHLEDGSVNYIEGAKQPSYLVTADDVDSLLAIEVQPLDDRKRKGEIVKVYANEQKKITCDPETKELIKKILSIGHVSYEVLLPVRFLDMWEPAVLAIKREGYSIKCNGQRGVVITEKFQQATAINIPYGRPTEFSILAADGAEYNLKPAENAPSRDTIVLILRLFRMKAVEKSKGRRKGIFFK from the exons atggccgacgccgacgagctcggcaggaggctcgccgccgtcgcggtctCCGACTCCGACAGCTCAAACAACAACCTCTTCCAGGTGATGCGCGCCGTGGAGGACGCCGAGGCCACCATCCGGCAGCAG ctggAGGAGAACAGCCGCCTCAAGGACGAGCTCATGCTCAAGACGCGAGAGCTTGACAGATTC AGGTCAGAGGCTACCAAGCCCACTTCTCTTGCCGACACCTTTTCAACTTCTCCCCATGGGACCTCAACATGCTTCGGTACCACTTCCTCGTCGCTCAATTCCAGGACCGCTCTAGCTGATCAGCACAATGGACTCTTTCACCACACTGACCAAATGCTGCACGATGCCATCAAGCTAAAGTACCTAGATACCGACCAGTCTAATGGAATGCCCAGGAAACTATCTGGGGAGCAGAGTGCGCCCGAGAGTCGTGTGCCGTCGCACCTCTCTACTCCGTCATCTCGCTCCCTGTCTCCAACTAG GCATCGCAAAGAAGGAGAGTATGATCCTAAGTTCAATCTACCTGGACAGTGCTTATTGCCTGCTTCAGAGGCAAACTCTACCATCATGTGGAAACAG GATCTTCTTGCTAAGGTTAAAGAACATGAAGAAGAGATCGCACAGCTCAGAAGGCATCTTGCTGACTACTCTGTGAAG GAAGCACAAATACTCAACGAGAAACATGTTTTGGAAAAACGCATTGCATACATGCGAATG GCATTCGATCAGCAGCAACAAGATTTGGTTGATGCTGCATCAAAAGCTTTATCCTACAGACAAGACATTATTGAAGAAAATATCCGTCTGACATATGCCTTACAG GCAGCACATCAGGAGAGATCCACTTTTGTATCTTCTTTATTGCCTCTTTTGACAGAATATAACCTTCAGCCTTCTGTTCTTGATGCTCAATCAATTGTTAGCAATCTGAAG gTCCTGTTTAAGCATTTGCAAGAGAAACTCGCTATTACTGAG GAGAAACTGAAAGAATCACAATACCAGCTTACACCTTGGCGAGCTGAATCTTCAAACAGTACAAATATTCCTGTGCAGGCGCCTTCTCATCCTCCTGGAAATGCAATAGTTACCACT AGCAAAGCCAACCTTGACATTGTGCCCCAGCAAGCATATTCTCATGTACAATCTCCTATGTCCTCTCCTGTTCGTGCTAGACGTGATTGGGATCTGTTGGGGAATGAGAACCATCAGGCTATCCCAAGTGAGGTTACTGCAGTAAATACAGAGCATGAAAATGTTGGAACCACCTCTCCGTCAAGCAG CAACCAAATTAAGAAGGATGTAGTAGCTCAAGGAACTGAACATGATTCTCGTGCTGTCCGATTTAACTTTGAATCCAAGAATCAGAATCCGTCATTCAAGGACCTCGTTAGGAATGATGTCCCAGAAAATCTGGAGGGAGCTGAAACGCATATTTCACAAGAACCTCCTGCACAATGGGGTCTGGAGGGCTCACCTAATTTGGCATCTGGTGTTGATGATGCGAACCCGCCATACCCTTATCTTCCTACTGTCCTTGAAGAGCCTAGTTCTTCTTTCTCTGAAG CTGCAGATGATGACCCACTACCAGCCATAGAAGGGCTACGAATCACAGGTGAAGCTTTTCCTGGAAGAGAGCTTCAAGCAAGTGGCTACTCTATCAATGGGACCACAAGTTGTAATTTTGAG TGGGTACGGCATTTGGAGGATGGATCAGTAAATTACATAGAAG GTGCAAAGCAGCCTTCTTATTTAGTTACTGCTGATGATGTGGACTCTTTACTAGCCATTGAAGTCCAACCTCTAGATGACCGGAAAAGAAAG GGGGAGATCGTGAAGGTTTATGCCAATGAACAAAAAAAGATTACTTGTG ATCCTGAAACAAAGGAGCTCATCAAGAAAATTCTTTCAATTGGGCATGTATCCTATGAAGTTCTGCTGCCT GTTAGGTTTCTAGATATGTGGGAACCAGCTGTATTGGCAATAAAGAGGGAAGGTTACAGCATTAAGTGTAATGGCCAGCGTGGTGTTGTTATTACAGAAAAATTCCAGCAAGCCACTGCT ATCAATATCCCATATGGGCGTCCTACTGAATTTTCTATATTGGCTGCTGATGGTGCTGAATACAATCTCAAGCCTGCAGAGAATGCGCC